Proteins co-encoded in one Halorussus vallis genomic window:
- a CDS encoding phosphoribosylaminoimidazolesuccinocarboxamide synthase — protein MTSVKEFRVEAEPTADELGRGAFVFTDDYSVFDWGKMPDEIPDKGASLCAMGAFNFEMLEAEGVPTHYRGVVREGKSASDGRAGRDDPRDAGGEVVPLIEATEPPTEMAIDLTQVPDLPREGRDYDYDAYHAAAGDNYLIPLEVVFRNSVPVGSSLRRRTDPADHNLDFAEWPDGVVQLTEPIVEFSTKYEEGDRYLSREEADRIAGKASVDDLESVARTVNRLLTERASKADLTHEDGKIECLYFDGEIRVADVVGTFDENRFSFHGQQVSKECVRQYHKRTQPDWVEAVDAAKDEAKERGIADWKSLCDVDPEPLDDDVIRAVRDLYCAGTNAYTGRDLFDVPSLEDAVAEVRDL, from the coding sequence GTGACGAGCGTCAAGGAGTTCCGCGTCGAGGCAGAACCCACGGCCGACGAACTCGGGCGCGGGGCGTTCGTCTTCACCGACGACTACTCGGTGTTCGACTGGGGCAAGATGCCCGACGAGATTCCGGACAAGGGCGCGAGCCTCTGCGCCATGGGCGCGTTCAACTTCGAGATGCTGGAAGCGGAGGGCGTCCCGACCCACTACCGGGGCGTCGTCCGCGAGGGGAAAAGCGCCTCGGACGGTCGAGCGGGGCGGGACGACCCGCGAGACGCCGGCGGCGAGGTCGTCCCGCTCATCGAGGCGACCGAACCGCCGACCGAGATGGCCATCGACCTGACCCAGGTCCCCGACCTCCCCCGCGAGGGCCGCGACTACGACTACGACGCCTACCACGCCGCCGCGGGCGACAACTATCTCATCCCGCTGGAGGTCGTCTTCCGCAACAGCGTCCCGGTCGGGTCCAGCCTTCGGCGGCGCACCGACCCCGCCGACCATAACCTCGACTTCGCGGAGTGGCCCGACGGCGTCGTCCAACTCACCGAACCCATCGTGGAGTTCTCCACCAAGTACGAGGAGGGCGACCGCTACCTCTCGCGCGAGGAGGCCGACCGCATCGCCGGGAAGGCCAGCGTCGACGACCTCGAATCGGTCGCCCGGACGGTCAACCGCCTCCTGACCGAGCGCGCCTCGAAGGCCGACCTCACCCACGAGGACGGCAAGATCGAGTGCCTCTACTTCGACGGGGAAATCCGGGTCGCGGACGTGGTCGGCACCTTCGACGAGAACCGCTTCTCCTTCCACGGCCAGCAGGTCAGCAAGGAGTGCGTCCGCCAGTACCACAAGCGCACCCAACCCGACTGGGTCGAGGCCGTCGACGCGGCCAAGGACGAGGCCAAAGAGCGAGGTATCGCCGACTGGAAGTCGCTGTGCGACGTCGACCCCGAACCGCTCGACGACGACGTGATTCGGGCGGTGCGCGACCTCTACTGCGCCGGCACGAACGCCTACACCGGCCGGGACCTGTTCGACGTGCCCTCGCTGGAGGATGCGGTCGCGGAAGTCCGGGACCTCTGA
- the cofH gene encoding 7,8-didemethyl-8-hydroxy-5-deazariboflavin synthase subunit CofH, whose protein sequence is MAGEARTNVPRDRFDFEHVPETDQSFENALANVRDGERLTVADGVELLTTGTDREGIDLARKERVLEVADRRRAEVVGDDVTFVANLNNNVTTACNTGCLFCNFKNTAQNFEVESDVDHGGFTKTPAESREIVADAREMGIYEVTSVSGLHPAFALDDEHLEILESSDRGDLNYKSPAAYDTDPGTYVEQMDAMSVGGVHLHSMTPEEAYHGRRGTDWSYEEVYGRLKDAGLDSVPGTAAEILVDEVRGVICPGKIGTDEWVEAMEAAAAVGLDTTATIMYGHVENEMHRVMHLKRIRDLQDRTGAITEFVPLSFVHRNTPLVERGMIDSGATTHEDELMIAVSRLFLDNVENLQSSWVKYGDEQGLKMLSCGANDFMGTILSEEITKRAGGEFGEFRSFAEYVEMITAVGRTPVERSTDYRQRRAIDPADPPFGPELGPAADGTPLVDSDAANAAEGPSVADD, encoded by the coding sequence ATGGCAGGCGAGGCCCGGACCAACGTTCCGCGCGACCGGTTCGACTTCGAGCACGTCCCGGAAACCGACCAGTCGTTCGAGAACGCGCTGGCGAACGTCCGCGACGGCGAACGGCTGACGGTCGCCGACGGCGTGGAACTGCTGACCACCGGCACCGACCGCGAGGGCATCGACCTCGCGCGCAAGGAGCGCGTGCTGGAGGTCGCCGACCGCCGCCGGGCCGAGGTCGTCGGCGACGACGTCACGTTCGTCGCCAACCTCAACAACAACGTCACGACCGCCTGCAACACCGGTTGTCTGTTCTGCAACTTCAAGAACACCGCCCAGAACTTCGAGGTCGAGAGCGACGTCGACCACGGCGGATTCACCAAGACGCCCGCCGAATCGCGGGAAATCGTCGCCGACGCCCGCGAGATGGGCATCTACGAGGTCACCTCCGTGAGCGGCCTCCACCCGGCGTTCGCGCTGGACGACGAACACCTCGAGATCCTCGAATCGAGCGACCGCGGCGACCTCAACTACAAGTCGCCGGCGGCCTACGACACCGACCCGGGCACCTACGTCGAGCAGATGGACGCCATGAGCGTCGGCGGCGTCCACCTCCACTCGATGACCCCCGAGGAGGCCTATCACGGCCGCCGGGGCACCGACTGGAGCTACGAGGAGGTGTACGGACGGCTGAAGGACGCGGGCCTCGACAGCGTGCCCGGCACCGCCGCCGAAATCCTCGTCGACGAGGTCCGCGGGGTTATCTGCCCCGGGAAGATCGGGACCGACGAGTGGGTCGAGGCGATGGAGGCCGCGGCGGCGGTCGGCCTCGACACCACCGCGACCATCATGTACGGCCACGTCGAGAACGAGATGCACAGGGTCATGCACCTGAAACGGATTCGGGACCTCCAGGACCGCACCGGGGCGATCACGGAGTTCGTCCCCCTCTCGTTCGTCCACCGAAACACCCCGCTGGTCGAGCGCGGGATGATAGACTCGGGGGCGACGACCCACGAGGACGAACTGATGATCGCGGTCTCGCGGCTCTTCCTCGACAACGTCGAGAACCTCCAGTCGTCGTGGGTGAAGTACGGCGACGAGCAGGGGTTGAAGATGCTGTCGTGCGGCGCCAACGACTTCATGGGTACCATCCTCAGCGAGGAGATCACCAAGCGCGCCGGCGGGGAGTTCGGCGAGTTCCGCTCCTTTGCGGAGTACGTCGAGATGATAACCGCGGTGGGCCGAACCCCCGTCGAGCGCTCGACCGACTACCGCCAGCGGAGGGCCATCGACCCCGCCGACCCGCCGTTCGGCCCGGAACTCGGCCCGGCGGCCGACGGGACGCCGCT